The following coding sequences are from one Lolium rigidum isolate FL_2022 chromosome 6, APGP_CSIRO_Lrig_0.1, whole genome shotgun sequence window:
- the LOC124659293 gene encoding hexokinase-9-like, translating to MRKAAALAAAAVVAAAATIAVRQRLREAKRWARAAAVLRDLQERCAAPAARLQQVSAAMEVEMRAGLASEDGSKLKMLVTYVDSLPSGDEKGLFYALDLGGTNFRVLRVQLGGKERRIIKQESIGVSIPQHLMSRSSHELFDFIADALAKFVATEGEDCHVPEGTERELGFTFSFPVKQTSISSGTLIKWTKSFSIDEMVGKDIVFKLNEAIKRQGLVMKVLTLVNDTVGTLAAGRYVDDDTMVAIVLGTGTNAAYIEHAHAIPKWHAPMLKSGDMVINMEWGNFKSAHLPLSEYDQALDAESLNPGEQIYEKLTSGMYMGEIVRRILLRMAQEAALFGGNIPPKLEIPYILKTFHMLIMHHDTSPDLKTVGLKLNEILEIESSSRKTRKLVVDVCEVVARRGARLAAAGIHGILKKLGRVTDRPDKRRTVIAVDGGVYKYYTFFGRCMESTLREMLGEEVASSVVIKPVDDGSGIGAALLAASYSQHLQPMND from the exons ATGCGGAAGGCGGCGGcgttagcggcggcggcggtggtcgcaGCCGCAGCAACCATCGCTGTGCGGCAGAGGCTGCGGGAGGCAAAGCGGTGGGCGCGCGCGGCCGCCGTGTTGCGGGACCTACAGGAGCGgtgcgcggcgccggcggcgaggctGCAGCAGGTGTCGGCCGcgatggaggtggagatgcgCGCGGGGCTCGCCTCCGAGGACGGGAGCAAGCTCAAGATGCTCGTCACCTACGTTGACTCCCTCCCCTCCGG GGATGAGAAAGGGCTGTTTTATGCACTTGACCTCGGAGGGACAAACTTTCGTGTTTTACGAGTTCAATTAGGGGGCAAGGAACGACGAATTATCAAGCAAGAGTCTATAGGGGTATCCATTCCACAGCATTTAATGTCCAGGAGTTCGCAC GAACTATTTGATTTTATCGCAGATGCTTTAGCAAAGTTTGTTGCCACCGAGGGTGAAGACTGTCATGTTCCGGAGGGCACCGAGAGAGAACTCGGTTTTACATTCTCCTTTCCAGTGAAGCAAACATCAATTTCATCTGGCACTCTTATCAAGTGGACAAAGAGTTTTTCAATTGATGAAATG GTTGGCAAAGATATCGTGTTTAAACTAAATGAGGCTATAAAACGTCAAGGACTTGTTATGAAAGTCTTAACATTG GTGAATGATACGGTCGGGACACTGGCTGCTGGGAGATATGTGGATGATGATACTATGGTTGCTATTGTACTAGGAACTGGTACTAATGCAGCATACATAGAGCATGCACATGCAATTCCTAAATGGCATGCCCCAATGCTTAAGTCTGGAGATATG GTAATAAACATGGAGTGGGGAAACTTTAAGTCTGCTCATCTTCCACTCAGTGAATATGATCAAGCTTTGGATGCAGAAAGTCTGAATCCTGGAGAACAG ATTTACGAGAAGTTGACTTCTGGTATGTATATGGGGGAAATTGTCCGAAGAATCTTGTTACGGATGGCCCAGGAAGCTGCTCTTTTTGGTGGCAATATACCTCCAAAACTTGAGATCCCATACATTTTAAA GACATTTCACATGCTGATAATGCATCATGATACATCACCCGATCTCAAAACAGTTGGACTCAAACTAAATGAAATCTTGGAG ATCGAAAGTAgctcaagaaaaacaagaaaactgGTTGTGGATGTTTGTGAGGTTGTTGCCAGGCGTGGCGCACGACTTGCTGCTGCCGGAATACACGGCATCCTCAAAAAGCTTGGCCGGGTTACCGACAGGCCCGACAAGCGAAGGACAGTGATTGCTGTGGACGGCGGAGTCTACAAGTACTATACTTTCTTTGGGCGGTGCATGGAGAGCACTCTGAGGGAAATGCTTGGGGAGGAGGTGGCATCCTCGGTTGTAATTAAGCCCGTTGATGACGGCTCAGGCATTGGGGCAGCTCTGTTGGCAGCATCCTATTCTCAGCACCTCCAGCCCATGAATGACTAA